Proteins encoded in a region of the Azospirillum sp. TSH58 genome:
- a CDS encoding metallophosphoesterase family protein: protein MFGFARKLWSDPEPAASLVPRGVRVYAVGDIHGRLDLLDQLLAQIDRDATSGADLVKYLVFLGDYVDRGPDSAMVIERLCREPLPGFGAIHLRGNHEAAMMDFIDKPEAGPDWLEFGGRATLASYGVPAPVEDAPPEHVEEARQRFAAALPPHHRAFLAGLRSSVAIGDYLFVHAGIRPGLPLHRQRDEDLLWIRREFLTSHLDHGKLVVHGHTIVEQPDVRSNRIGIDTGAYASNRLTALVLEGGERRFLCTV from the coding sequence GTGTTCGGCTTTGCGCGCAAACTGTGGTCGGACCCGGAACCCGCCGCGAGCCTCGTGCCGCGGGGCGTGCGCGTCTACGCGGTGGGCGACATCCATGGACGCCTGGATCTGCTGGACCAGCTGCTGGCGCAGATCGACCGCGATGCGACGAGCGGCGCCGACCTCGTCAAGTATCTGGTCTTTCTCGGCGACTATGTGGACCGCGGGCCGGACTCCGCGATGGTCATCGAACGGCTATGCCGGGAGCCCCTGCCCGGTTTCGGCGCCATCCATCTGCGCGGCAACCACGAGGCCGCGATGATGGACTTCATCGACAAGCCGGAGGCCGGACCGGATTGGCTGGAGTTTGGCGGGCGGGCGACGCTGGCCAGCTACGGCGTTCCGGCCCCCGTCGAGGACGCCCCGCCGGAGCATGTGGAGGAGGCCCGCCAGCGCTTCGCCGCGGCTCTGCCGCCCCATCACCGGGCCTTCCTGGCCGGGCTGCGCTCCAGCGTCGCCATCGGCGACTACCTGTTCGTCCATGCCGGCATCCGCCCCGGCCTGCCGCTGCACCGCCAGCGCGACGAGGACCTGCTGTGGATCCGGCGGGAGTTCCTGACCTCCCATCTCGACCACGGCAAGCTCGTCGTGCACGGCCACACCATCGTCGAGCAGCCGGACGTCCGCTCCAACCGCATCGGCATCGACACCGGCGCCTACGCCTCCAACCGGCTGACCGCGCTGGTCCTGGAAGGCGGGGAGCGCCGCTTCCTCTGCACCGTCTGA
- a CDS encoding CorA family divalent cation transporter, protein MDESPIRVRRFREILLWPVQLMPLKDGAQIQNHWEWLGGPDCPWQEVADEFTQDPGQFSERHYSEFVSFLPYVQRFLYGEGESRDHRPGYGGSPIRVFRRRDVAALTVTLRRGQAPLRFAIAHVDLHFFHDVDVAILVVELFGTDLPLDRVQDTLFRLGRTYPPAWEPDGSAAQCPHRVEWIGADGAVLAVSDYERKAEYLSFVCHHRAPRIAAHWSFLLRPLVHHHSEEIGLLRYRQLEYQRMPAMAYLSLDEPERLERADWVRLGFATSPGPGPRPGPGPGSESGEAMPFAPAFLEGFEQRYCYDRYWDPRAPGAWTRSRILCCGHSLVMVGPEGDAFFTDAETGLLGQFRHQYFLLGLVVHFHRAALVMLSDRLVLAVSQLDIGAVESVKRFKRDIRQVFEIFLRFTHRYWFHELSIQGPLRDLFRLWAGHLGTDRLYAEVRDEVQDMSDYLDSDGLRRQANTVLRLTVVTVVSTIGTLVTGFLGMNLLAMADDPLPVRILFFLFVLLATVGLIAFSVFRSKRLADFLEALSDERLPGRSKLALLTKVWERPSRRTGPPL, encoded by the coding sequence ATGGACGAGAGCCCGATCCGCGTGCGCCGGTTTCGCGAAATCCTGCTGTGGCCGGTGCAGCTGATGCCGCTGAAGGACGGCGCGCAGATCCAGAACCATTGGGAATGGCTCGGCGGGCCGGACTGTCCCTGGCAGGAGGTGGCGGACGAGTTCACCCAGGACCCCGGCCAGTTCAGCGAGCGCCATTACAGCGAGTTCGTGTCCTTCCTGCCCTATGTGCAGCGCTTCCTCTATGGCGAGGGGGAATCGCGCGACCACCGGCCCGGCTATGGCGGCTCTCCCATCCGCGTCTTCCGGCGGCGCGACGTGGCGGCGCTGACGGTCACCCTGCGGCGGGGGCAGGCGCCGCTGCGCTTCGCCATCGCCCATGTCGATCTGCATTTCTTCCACGACGTCGACGTGGCGATCCTCGTCGTGGAACTGTTCGGCACGGATCTGCCGCTGGACCGCGTGCAGGACACGCTGTTCCGGCTGGGCCGCACCTATCCGCCTGCCTGGGAGCCGGACGGCAGCGCCGCGCAATGCCCGCACCGCGTCGAATGGATCGGCGCCGACGGCGCCGTGCTCGCCGTTTCCGATTATGAGCGGAAGGCGGAGTATCTGTCCTTCGTGTGCCACCACCGGGCGCCGCGCATCGCCGCCCACTGGTCGTTCCTTCTGCGCCCCCTGGTCCACCACCACTCGGAGGAGATCGGGCTGCTGCGCTACCGCCAGCTCGAATATCAGCGGATGCCGGCCATGGCCTACCTGTCGCTGGACGAGCCGGAACGGCTGGAGCGGGCGGACTGGGTGCGGCTGGGCTTCGCCACCTCGCCTGGGCCAGGCCCGAGGCCGGGGCCGGGGCCGGGATCGGAATCGGGGGAGGCCATGCCCTTCGCGCCGGCCTTCCTGGAGGGATTCGAGCAGCGCTATTGCTACGACCGCTATTGGGACCCGCGGGCGCCCGGCGCCTGGACGCGCAGCCGCATCCTGTGCTGCGGCCATTCGCTGGTCATGGTGGGGCCGGAGGGCGACGCCTTCTTCACCGACGCGGAAACCGGGCTGCTCGGCCAGTTCCGGCACCAGTATTTCCTGCTCGGGCTGGTCGTGCATTTCCACCGCGCCGCGCTGGTGATGCTGTCCGACCGGCTGGTGCTGGCGGTCAGCCAGCTCGACATCGGGGCCGTGGAGTCGGTGAAGCGATTCAAGCGCGACATCCGGCAGGTGTTCGAGATCTTCCTGCGCTTCACCCACCGCTATTGGTTCCACGAGCTGTCGATCCAGGGGCCGCTGCGCGACCTGTTCCGCCTGTGGGCCGGGCATCTCGGCACCGACCGCCTCTACGCCGAGGTGCGGGACGAGGTTCAGGACATGTCGGACTATCTCGACAGCGACGGGCTGCGGCGGCAGGCCAACACGGTGCTGCGGCTGACCGTGGTCACGGTGGTCAGCACCATCGGGACGCTGGTCACCGGATTCCTCGGCATGAACCTGCTCGCCATGGCCGACGACCCGCTGCCGGTGCGGATTCTGTTCTTCCTGTTCGTCCTGCTGGCGACGGTCGGGCTCATCGCCTTCAGCGTGTTTCGGTCCAAGCGTCTGGCCGATTTCCTGGAGGCCCTGTCGGACGAACGGCTGCCGGGGCGGAGCAAGCTGGCGCTGCTGACGAAGGTGTGGGAGCGCCCGAGTCGCCGCACCGGGCCGCCCTTGTGA
- a CDS encoding DUF3309 family protein, with the protein MSIGTILLIILILVLIGAVPAWPHSRGWGYGPSGILGVLLLVLIVLLLMGRI; encoded by the coding sequence ATGAGCATCGGCACCATTCTGCTTATCATTTTGATTCTCGTTCTAATCGGCGCGGTTCCGGCCTGGCCGCACAGCCGCGGTTGGGGCTATGGCCCCAGCGGCATCCTCGGCGTGCTGCTGCTGGTCCTGATCGTGCTGCTGCTGATGGGCCGCATCTGA
- a CDS encoding CYTH domain-containing protein: protein MAVEIERRFLVRRDIRLLCRNGLSIVQGYLPSDDGRTVRVRVAGPDATLTVKGPRRGLCRDEVEHPLPLDLALGLLRHSCRDGLIEKTRYLVHHHGLCWEVDVFGGENAGLVIAEVELSHPDQVVPLPDWVGAEVTHRAAYSNSALSRSPIRHWVSAA from the coding sequence ATGGCGGTTGAGATCGAGCGGCGGTTTCTGGTGCGGAGGGACATCCGTCTCCTGTGTCGAAACGGCCTGTCCATCGTCCAGGGGTATCTGCCCTCCGACGACGGCCGGACGGTGCGGGTCCGGGTCGCCGGGCCGGACGCCACGCTGACCGTCAAAGGCCCCCGTCGCGGCCTGTGCCGCGATGAGGTCGAACACCCGCTTCCCCTCGATCTCGCTCTTGGTCTGCTGCGCCACAGTTGCCGTGACGGCCTGATCGAGAAGACCCGTTACCTCGTCCATCACCATGGTCTCTGCTGGGAAGTCGACGTGTTCGGCGGCGAGAACGCCGGTCTGGTGATCGCCGAGGTCGAACTGTCCCATCCCGACCAGGTCGTTCCGCTCCCCGATTGGGTGGGGGCGGAGGTCACGCACCGGGCGGCCTACAGCAACTCCGCCCTGTCGCGCAGCCCGATCCGCCACTGGGTCAGCGCCGCCTAA
- a CDS encoding BON domain-containing protein — translation MTQYENRWKDEARNVDDDDRRDVRDRNEFGRGAYGAGGYPRSDYESGGSGGRDPSRRWGSDWGHAERGWHRDDRIRDERYRDEPIGMARERNFWEQAGDEVASWFGNDDAERRRQEDERRAQFRGRGPRGYTRSDERILDDLNDRLTEDPYLDATDITVSVSGGEVTLDGTVDDRVAKRRAEDLADAISGVRHVQNNLRLREPGGTMAI, via the coding sequence ATGACCCAGTACGAGAACCGGTGGAAGGACGAGGCCCGCAACGTGGACGATGACGATCGTCGCGACGTCCGCGATCGCAATGAATTTGGGCGCGGCGCCTACGGCGCAGGCGGTTACCCCCGGAGTGACTACGAAAGCGGCGGTTCCGGCGGGCGCGATCCCAGCCGCCGCTGGGGCAGCGATTGGGGCCACGCCGAGCGCGGCTGGCATCGCGACGACCGCATCCGGGATGAGCGCTACCGCGACGAACCCATCGGCATGGCGCGGGAGCGCAACTTCTGGGAGCAGGCGGGTGACGAGGTCGCCTCCTGGTTCGGCAACGACGACGCCGAGCGCCGCCGCCAGGAGGACGAGCGGCGCGCCCAGTTCCGAGGGCGCGGCCCTCGCGGCTACACCCGGTCGGACGAGCGGATCCTCGACGATCTGAACGACCGGCTGACCGAGGACCCCTATCTCGACGCCACGGACATCACGGTGTCCGTGTCGGGCGGCGAGGTCACTCTGGACGGCACGGTGGACGACCGCGTGGCCAAGCGCCGCGCCGAGGATCTGGCCGACGCCATCTCCGGCGTCCGTCACGTCCAGAACAATCTGCGCCTTCGCGAGCCGGGCGGCACGATGGCCATTTGA
- a CDS encoding bacteriohemerythrin, with product MSVGVEILDDDHRKLLDMFNHLLKAGIAEKDRASLSGLLGGLQEYTTVHFKREEALMEQQGYPGLDAHRAAHRYFIDEVHKLTLDDDDSNEMMLRIDLILLLKEWFIEHIQSVDKQYSPFIAEGTGSTAH from the coding sequence ATGAGCGTCGGCGTCGAAATTCTCGACGACGACCACAGAAAATTGCTCGACATGTTCAACCATCTTCTGAAGGCCGGCATCGCGGAGAAAGACCGCGCCAGCCTGTCCGGGCTGCTGGGGGGCTTGCAGGAATACACGACCGTGCATTTCAAGCGGGAGGAGGCGCTGATGGAGCAGCAGGGCTATCCCGGCCTCGACGCCCATCGCGCGGCGCACCGCTACTTCATCGACGAGGTTCACAAACTGACCCTGGACGATGACGACAGCAACGAGATGATGCTGCGCATCGACCTGATCCTGCTCCTGAAGGAGTGGTTCATCGAGCACATCCAGTCGGTGGACAAGCAGTACAGCCCCTTCATCGCCGAAGGCACCGGCAGCACCGCCCACTGA
- a CDS encoding Fic family protein produces MALLDDILEKKRVLDDARPMPLPVVRDLADRFERGLTTACLLVEGVELSPEDIRMVLDRGAVLRSRPADPQRLALNHRAALELMARLSFQGGGVVTERTIAAFHGVLYQGIDTNAGRYRDGPLKDDAGASPDPAKVRVSMSALSGWLRRTEPGPEAAFEAHHRLMSVRPFFQGNAATALLLCNLILNRAGFPPVVVTEEDRDMYGAMVERAWSLGDKTPFRDLMMRLLDRSLNLCLRSAARALRDFEPDEDGFGAAHEEEGYGRRP; encoded by the coding sequence ATGGCGCTGCTGGACGATATTCTGGAGAAGAAGCGGGTTCTGGACGACGCCCGGCCCATGCCGTTGCCGGTGGTCCGCGATCTGGCCGACCGCTTCGAGCGCGGCCTGACCACCGCCTGCCTCCTCGTGGAAGGGGTGGAACTGTCCCCCGAGGACATCCGCATGGTGCTCGACCGCGGTGCGGTTCTGCGCAGCCGTCCGGCCGACCCGCAGCGCCTCGCGCTCAACCACCGCGCCGCGCTGGAACTGATGGCCCGCCTGTCCTTCCAGGGCGGCGGGGTGGTGACGGAGCGCACCATCGCGGCCTTCCACGGCGTGCTGTACCAGGGAATCGACACCAACGCCGGGCGCTACCGTGACGGCCCGTTGAAGGACGACGCCGGCGCCTCCCCCGATCCGGCGAAGGTGCGGGTGTCGATGTCGGCGCTGTCGGGCTGGCTGCGCCGGACGGAGCCGGGGCCGGAGGCGGCTTTCGAGGCGCATCACCGGCTGATGAGCGTCCGTCCCTTCTTCCAGGGCAACGCCGCGACCGCGCTTCTGCTGTGCAACCTCATCCTGAACCGCGCCGGTTTCCCGCCGGTGGTGGTGACCGAGGAGGATCGCGACATGTATGGCGCGATGGTGGAGCGCGCCTGGTCTCTCGGCGACAAGACGCCGTTCCGCGACCTGATGATGCGCCTGCTCGACCGCAGCCTGAACCTGTGCCTGCGCAGCGCCGCCCGCGCCCTCCGCGATTTCGAGCCGGACGAGGACGGCTTCGGCGCCGCCCACGAGGAGGAGGGCTACGGCCGGCGTCCCTGA
- a CDS encoding CocE/NonD family hydrolase yields MTHMAPVILEQPPLLAVRPPETVSMRTRDGLRLDADLYRPDGVGPWPVLLLRLACGRRTAMTSHYAHPRWYAARGYVVVVQDVRGRGTSEGRFRPFEAEREDGADAVAWAASLPGSNGTVGMYGSGYAGMAQLLALAERPAALRAVVPALAGWDVFTDWATEGGAFRLADAMGWALHCAAESARRLEDGAAYRALLEGIRALPLDDEIPSRPRVLRDYARHCHYDDWLTTPGPGGSWDELSPRHALSGGVGEVSVLQIGGWYDPRLTGTLAAHEALSAGGDGTVRLMVGPWDRQGVALHPRTEGSHGDGRAPSDLPSFDALQLGWFERFLKGEMNGADRGGPIRLFDVLERRWRDLPALPPAALPLHLSSDGLATRQGGALREGVPDESFLDVLVHDPRDPVPTVGGHAVPDAGPRDRAAVDTRPDVAVYDTAPLAAPLTLSGQASLEIWVEADAPSFDVSAVLSAVLPDGRVLPLSQGHARVEPGGEQRPMPVALRALCATLPAGSALRLSLAGSCFPAYPVNPGTGAEPGETRLVDAQPITLLIHGGGARPSRLLLPARG; encoded by the coding sequence ATGACCCATATGGCCCCGGTGATTCTCGAACAGCCGCCCCTTCTGGCCGTCCGGCCTCCCGAAACCGTCTCCATGCGGACACGCGACGGCTTGAGGCTGGACGCCGACCTCTACCGACCCGACGGCGTCGGTCCCTGGCCGGTCCTGCTGCTGCGTCTGGCCTGCGGGCGGCGCACGGCGATGACCAGCCATTACGCGCACCCGCGCTGGTACGCCGCCCGCGGCTATGTCGTCGTGGTGCAGGACGTGCGCGGGCGCGGCACGTCGGAGGGCCGTTTCCGCCCCTTCGAGGCGGAGCGCGAGGACGGCGCCGACGCGGTGGCCTGGGCGGCATCCCTGCCCGGTTCCAACGGCACCGTCGGCATGTATGGCAGCGGCTACGCCGGGATGGCGCAGCTTCTGGCCCTGGCAGAGCGGCCCGCCGCGCTGCGCGCGGTGGTGCCGGCGCTGGCCGGCTGGGACGTCTTCACCGACTGGGCGACGGAGGGCGGCGCCTTCCGGCTGGCCGACGCGATGGGCTGGGCGCTGCACTGCGCGGCGGAGTCGGCCCGCCGGCTGGAGGACGGCGCGGCCTACCGCGCGCTCCTGGAAGGGATCCGCGCCCTTCCGCTGGACGACGAGATCCCGTCCCGCCCGCGGGTGCTGCGCGACTACGCGCGCCACTGCCATTACGACGACTGGCTGACCACGCCCGGACCGGGCGGAAGCTGGGACGAATTGTCGCCACGGCACGCCCTGTCAGGCGGCGTCGGCGAGGTTTCCGTTCTTCAGATCGGCGGCTGGTACGACCCGCGCCTGACCGGCACCCTGGCGGCGCACGAAGCCCTGTCCGCCGGCGGCGACGGCACCGTCCGCCTGATGGTCGGCCCATGGGATCGCCAGGGCGTGGCGCTCCACCCCCGGACCGAGGGGTCCCATGGCGACGGTCGGGCGCCGTCCGACCTGCCGTCCTTCGACGCCCTGCAGCTCGGCTGGTTCGAGCGCTTCCTGAAAGGGGAGATGAACGGCGCGGACCGCGGCGGCCCGATCCGCCTGTTCGACGTTCTGGAGCGCCGCTGGCGCGACCTGCCGGCCCTGCCGCCCGCCGCGCTGCCGCTGCACCTGTCCAGCGACGGCCTCGCCACGCGGCAAGGCGGCGCTCTGCGCGAGGGCGTGCCGGACGAGTCCTTCCTTGATGTGCTGGTCCACGACCCGCGCGACCCGGTGCCCACCGTGGGCGGCCACGCCGTGCCCGACGCCGGCCCACGCGACCGCGCCGCCGTCGACACCCGCCCCGACGTGGCGGTCTACGACACCGCCCCGCTCGCGGCGCCGCTGACGCTGTCCGGTCAGGCATCCCTGGAGATCTGGGTGGAGGCCGACGCGCCATCCTTCGACGTCAGCGCCGTCCTGTCCGCCGTGCTGCCGGACGGGCGCGTGCTGCCGCTCAGCCAGGGGCACGCGCGGGTGGAGCCGGGCGGCGAGCAGCGACCCATGCCGGTGGCTCTGCGCGCCCTCTGCGCGACGCTGCCGGCCGGAAGCGCGCTGCGCCTCAGCCTCGCCGGGTCCTGCTTCCCGGCCTACCCCGTCAATCCGGGAACCGGGGCGGAGCCGGGCGAAACCCGGCTGGTGGACGCGCAGCCGATCACCCTGCTGATCCACGGCGGCGGCGCCCGGCCGTCGCGCCTGCTGCTGCCGGCGCGGGGCTGA
- a CDS encoding adenine phosphoribosyltransferase, translated as MDLKNHIRGIADFPKPGILFYDISPLLAHAEAWKEAVDQLAEALRPHKPELLVGIESRGFLIAAPLALALGTGFIMVRKHGKLPGDKVAHSYDLEYGTDTIEVQADAVKPGQRVVVLDDLLATGGTMAAAISLLRRVGADVRAAAFLVELTFLNGRDKLDVPSVSLMSYDS; from the coding sequence ATCGATCTGAAGAACCACATCCGCGGCATCGCCGACTTCCCCAAGCCCGGCATCCTCTTCTACGACATCTCCCCGCTGCTGGCTCACGCCGAGGCGTGGAAGGAAGCGGTGGACCAGCTGGCCGAGGCGCTGCGCCCGCACAAGCCGGAGCTGCTGGTGGGCATCGAGTCCCGCGGCTTCCTGATCGCCGCCCCGCTGGCCCTGGCGCTCGGCACCGGCTTCATCATGGTGCGCAAGCACGGCAAGCTGCCCGGCGACAAGGTCGCCCACTCCTACGACCTGGAATACGGCACCGACACCATCGAGGTTCAGGCCGACGCCGTGAAGCCCGGCCAGCGCGTGGTCGTCCTGGACGATCTGCTGGCGACCGGCGGCACCATGGCCGCGGCGATCAGCCTGCTGCGCCGCGTCGGCGCCGACGTCCGCGCCGCCGCCTTCCTGGTCGAGCTGACCTTCCTCAACGGCCGGGACAAGCTGGATGTGCCCAGCGTCTCGCTGATGAGCTACGATTCGTAA
- a CDS encoding MlaE family lipid ABC transporter permease subunit, translating into MARERAWLESSRAGDGEWRLTALGQWDLKAAGSLSGTLDGFALDGGGAVSLDLSRLDAMDTVGAYLLSALSDRLKAAGHGVDLAAIRPEHAALFDAVREVGPPPVERAQTHRPIIDMLERTGRTAVDGLREGRDLLSFLGLIAITFGRLIVNPRRLRFRSVMFHIEQTGLNALPILGLLSFLIGVVLAFQGADQLRRFGAELFVVNLLGVSILREIGILMTAIIVAGRSGSAFTAQIGTMKVNQEVDAISTLGLDVVELLVVPRALALMITLPLLAFYADIMGLFGGAVMSYATLDITFGQFIRQLHGAVTLPHFLVGLVKAPVFALVIAMVGCYEGLKVSGSAESVGTLTTKSVVESIFLVIVLDAVFSVLFSFLRL; encoded by the coding sequence ATGGCGCGCGAAAGGGCGTGGTTGGAATCGTCGCGCGCCGGCGACGGTGAGTGGCGGCTGACGGCTCTCGGTCAATGGGATTTGAAGGCCGCCGGGTCCCTGTCGGGCACGCTCGACGGCTTCGCGCTGGACGGCGGCGGGGCGGTCAGCCTCGACCTGTCGCGGCTGGACGCCATGGACACGGTGGGCGCCTATCTGCTGTCCGCCCTCTCCGACCGGCTGAAGGCGGCGGGCCACGGCGTCGATCTGGCCGCCATCCGCCCGGAGCACGCCGCCCTGTTCGACGCCGTGCGCGAGGTCGGCCCCCCGCCGGTCGAGCGGGCTCAGACGCACCGCCCCATCATCGACATGCTGGAGCGCACCGGGCGCACCGCCGTGGACGGGCTGCGCGAGGGGCGGGACCTGCTGTCCTTCCTCGGCCTCATCGCCATCACCTTCGGGCGGCTGATCGTGAATCCGCGGCGGCTGCGCTTCCGCTCGGTGATGTTCCACATCGAGCAGACCGGGCTGAACGCCCTGCCGATCCTCGGGTTGCTGTCCTTCCTGATCGGCGTGGTGCTGGCCTTCCAGGGGGCGGACCAGCTCCGCCGCTTCGGGGCGGAGCTGTTCGTGGTCAATCTGCTGGGCGTGTCCATCCTGCGCGAGATCGGCATCCTGATGACGGCGATCATCGTGGCGGGGCGCTCCGGCTCGGCCTTCACCGCGCAGATCGGCACCATGAAGGTGAACCAGGAGGTGGACGCCATCAGCACGCTGGGTCTGGACGTGGTGGAGCTTCTGGTGGTGCCGCGCGCGCTGGCCCTGATGATCACCCTGCCGCTGCTGGCCTTCTACGCCGACATCATGGGGCTGTTCGGCGGTGCGGTGATGAGCTACGCGACGCTGGACATCACCTTCGGGCAGTTCATCCGCCAGCTTCACGGCGCCGTCACGCTGCCGCATTTCCTGGTTGGACTGGTGAAGGCGCCGGTCTTCGCGCTGGTGATCGCCATGGTCGGCTGTTACGAGGGGCTGAAGGTCTCCGGCAGCGCCGAGAGCGTGGGCACGCTGACCACCAAGTCGGTGGTGGAGTCCATCTTCCTGGTGATCGTCCTGGACGCGGTCTTCTCCGTCCTGTTCTCCTTCCTCAGGCTGTGA
- a CDS encoding ABC transporter ATP-binding protein yields the protein MAPFDDTQPDAQDAVIRVRGLVTRFGPQVVHDGLDLDVRRGEVLGVVGGSGTGKSVLLKEILGLIRPADGRIELLGHDTAGLPEAERVALQARTGVLFQNGALFSSMTVAQNVMVPLREHTDLSAALAAEIARVKIAMSGLPPNAGAKFPSELSGGMIKRAGLARALALDPDILFLDEPTAGLDPIGAAAFDQLIRNLQRSLGLTVFMVTHDLDSLTSICDRIAVLVDKKIRVGTLEEHLRDPHPWIHDYFHGPRGRAARHAES from the coding sequence GTGGCGCCGTTTGACGACACACAACCGGATGCGCAGGACGCGGTGATCCGCGTGCGCGGGCTGGTCACGCGCTTCGGCCCGCAGGTGGTCCATGACGGGCTCGACCTCGACGTGCGGCGGGGGGAGGTGCTGGGCGTGGTCGGCGGCTCCGGCACCGGCAAGTCGGTCCTGCTCAAGGAGATCCTCGGCCTGATCCGCCCGGCGGACGGCCGGATCGAGCTGCTGGGCCACGACACCGCCGGCCTGCCGGAGGCGGAGCGGGTGGCGCTCCAGGCGCGCACCGGCGTGCTGTTCCAGAACGGCGCGCTGTTCAGCTCGATGACCGTGGCGCAGAACGTCATGGTGCCGCTGCGCGAGCACACCGACCTCTCGGCGGCGCTGGCGGCGGAGATCGCGCGGGTCAAGATCGCCATGTCCGGCCTGCCGCCCAACGCCGGGGCGAAGTTCCCGTCGGAGCTGTCGGGCGGCATGATCAAGCGCGCCGGGCTGGCCCGCGCGCTGGCGCTCGACCCCGACATCCTGTTCCTCGACGAGCCGACCGCCGGGCTGGACCCCATCGGCGCCGCCGCCTTCGACCAGCTGATCCGCAACCTCCAGCGCAGCCTGGGCCTGACCGTCTTCATGGTCACCCACGACCTGGACAGCCTGACCTCCATCTGCGACCGCATCGCCGTGCTGGTGGACAAGAAGATCCGGGTCGGCACGCTGGAGGAGCATCTCCGGGACCCGCATCCCTGGATTCACGACTATTTCCACGGACCGCGCGGCCGCGCCGCGCGCCATGCAGAAAGCTGA
- a CDS encoding MlaD family protein, with amino-acid sequence METRTSYILVGSFVLALLAGLFVFTVWVAKIQLEETRQPYYIYFTGSVTGLQEGSPVRYRGIPVGTATDIRLDPNDVSRVRVRIEVQEGTPIKTDSIASLEVQGITGGAYVQISGGTEMSELLRTAHDGGIPVIPSRPSSLTVFVDAAPQLLNRALDLTNRVADLLTPQNQAAIAEILANTRDLTGELARASQGLDSTLAQANRTLQGFETVGPQLGQTMEQAQRTLAAVESGTKTLTGDLHTLAGSLNKTANQLNAMIGENRGALRDFTGGGLYELTLLISQLRDLSGQLSRVVTRIENDPSNFLFGGTRQGVEVRGR; translated from the coding sequence ATGGAAACCCGCACCAGCTACATCCTCGTGGGCAGCTTCGTGTTGGCCTTGCTCGCCGGCCTCTTCGTCTTCACCGTCTGGGTCGCCAAGATCCAGCTGGAGGAGACGCGCCAGCCCTATTACATCTACTTCACCGGCTCGGTGACCGGCCTGCAGGAGGGCAGCCCGGTGCGCTACCGCGGCATCCCCGTGGGCACGGCGACCGACATCCGTCTGGACCCCAACGACGTCAGCCGCGTGCGCGTGCGGATCGAGGTGCAGGAAGGCACGCCGATCAAGACCGACTCCATCGCCTCGCTGGAGGTCCAGGGCATCACCGGCGGCGCCTACGTCCAGATTTCCGGCGGCACGGAGATGAGCGAGCTTCTGCGCACCGCGCATGACGGCGGCATCCCGGTGATCCCGTCGCGCCCGTCGTCGCTGACGGTCTTCGTGGACGCCGCCCCGCAGCTTCTGAACCGCGCTCTCGACCTGACCAACCGGGTGGCGGACCTGCTGACCCCGCAGAACCAGGCGGCCATCGCCGAGATCCTGGCGAACACCCGCGACCTGACCGGAGAGTTGGCCCGCGCCAGCCAGGGGCTGGACAGCACGCTCGCCCAGGCCAACCGCACGCTCCAGGGCTTCGAGACGGTCGGTCCGCAGCTCGGCCAGACGATGGAGCAGGCGCAGCGCACGCTGGCCGCGGTGGAGAGCGGCACCAAGACGCTGACCGGCGACCTGCACACGCTGGCCGGATCGCTGAACAAGACGGCCAACCAGCTCAACGCCATGATCGGCGAGAACCGCGGGGCGCTGCGCGATTTCACCGGCGGCGGGCTGTATGAACTGACCTTGCTGATCTCGCAGTTGCGCGACCTGTCGGGGCAATTGTCCCGCGTCGTGACGCGGATCGAGAACGACCCGTCGAACTTCCTGTTCGGCGGAACCCGCCAGGGCGTGGAGGTGCGTGGACGATGA